In Leptospira sp. WS58.C1, a single genomic region encodes these proteins:
- a CDS encoding LIC11874 family lipoprotein produces MRSGFSIRFFQKSLFLLCFLLFGCFEYEETLTINSNLSGTLEISYVVPTKRKSEESLIKFLPTRKEEIQNRLNKGFFSKSLILKDYTFQKLESSEAEPGAFREKAKVTYKVDFTDISQLENVLLGNVQIKKEKANTIYIKREFPSISKSLESMQMDGEKKILSETLRLIRGNALNFKVNFPITSVCYTNRGEQGLGRLVYRLPLADTVEKFGNKSWDYRITFVY; encoded by the coding sequence ATGCGATCGGGCTTTTCCATCCGCTTCTTCCAGAAATCACTTTTTTTACTCTGTTTTCTTTTATTCGGATGTTTCGAATACGAAGAGACTCTCACTATCAATTCCAACTTAAGCGGCACTTTGGAAATCTCTTATGTGGTTCCGACCAAACGTAAGTCGGAAGAATCATTGATCAAATTCCTTCCCACCAGAAAAGAAGAGATCCAAAACCGATTGAATAAAGGATTTTTTTCCAAAAGCCTCATATTAAAAGATTATACCTTTCAAAAATTAGAAAGTTCCGAAGCCGAGCCTGGCGCATTCCGAGAAAAAGCAAAAGTCACTTACAAGGTTGATTTTACGGACATTTCTCAATTGGAAAATGTACTTCTCGGAAACGTTCAGATCAAAAAAGAAAAGGCCAATACGATCTATATCAAAAGAGAATTTCCTTCTATCAGCAAATCCTTGGAATCCATGCAGATGGACGGAGAGAAAAAGATCCTGAGTGAAACTTTAAGACTCATCCGAGGAAATGCACTCAATTTTAAAGTGAATTTCCCGATCACTTCCGTTTGTTATACGAACCGAGGAGAACAAGGTTTAGGGAGGCTGGTTTATAGATTACCTCTCGCGGATACTGTGGAGAAGTTCGGAAATAAGTCCTGGG